In one window of Neisseria subflava DNA:
- a CDS encoding RHS repeat-associated core domain-containing protein translates to MAVNKIARKSSKFRVVFTVPDFCWPPPPAPPSVPPIPFPLFADLGGAQTVAKDVRLNRKPAFVFKASKTDKTYGDEIALPGRKGVKSRTATKPAWPMRHSSSVKIRKRYIVRTGDMFHMNGKFSKRLPPKTCLSCKGAVGAGRPVNPIHGLKFLTGETDFAFEGILPLVWSRSYYSDQDGTGWLGEGWSVPGCQRIIRDAAGLAYIDDQGRLFPLPEVDEDDEEPVLFESEQIWFSKNPDGHYVIASLDGSIALRFAPLVVAEDGSDEDSTLFPLVAVEDANGNHQRFIYHPLTGLPQYIIDGNGRVFSLNFGNVADEQSPKMRLLSVSLLEGLPAFGEAVRVGSPLVRYEYNGSGDLVRVIGRDGKVKRSFGYKNNLMVSHTDAAGLVSEYEYDHYTPTGKVLRNRTSLGEEWRFTYHEGYTEVTDVLGRTEQYHYDYNNELTKRVFADGSTNLMERDDLGRLLSHTDAMGRVTRYQYSNEGQVESITRPDGVILHFDYDDNYRLIRKSDAESRYHGYTYDEAGNLLTHTDPLKHITRFEYAGNGLLLSVTDPNGSSTAYHYNENHQPDRITDCSGYETKLSYTPEGQLARITDALGQHTEYHYDANQNLTLALYPDGSKETFGYDAAGRLKTHTDGEGHTTSYEYGQDGLPTRRTNALGHTFGYHYDKARRLVGLTNENGARYRFAYDVLDRLIAESGFDHKLTGYRYNAGNELIEQREYGDDATLAAKLMAQLGGQPVAKKDAAPLSDGLDSQTPLRITEFKRDVLGRLIHTLARDNDKVQETAYQYDPNGNLVRAANRQSITCFDYNGNGQIIGQHQWKVPSKEENAQNGLPETDWRDAQYDMLYLPVTETVRYHYDFNGNRTATVLPDGRQINYLYYGSGHLHQISLNDEVITDIERDRLHREIFRTQGKLASRYELDPLGRLKRQIATLNDLTEGGKGKNKVAAGYGQTAVKRSYGYDRTGNLTHSTDQRTGTTQFEYDKLGRITQAGSELFAFDPAHNILDIPTEKVKPYPAPSPVGEGRGEGKTTVPLSADLNPITDNRLKTYNGTTYYYDELGNLIHRELADGEVQNYFYDLHDQLVKAEIFKKDGMKETWAYTYDALGRRIGKGRLKNEEVSDDLEEETGFVWDGSHLLQEVQPDGRYTYIYTDPESYELLAQVHNWTTEGGENRQQTHYFHCDQIGIPREITDGEGNLVWFGDYYGWGKLKSETNITGTAHQLFRLQNQYADRETGLHYNFFRYYEPDAGRFVNQDPIGLEGGENLYAFAPNTGSWIDPSGNLPILVVMAVGALMGGAVDIVFQVAGNYLSNKPLDCINWNSVAVSAAIGGIIPTIPGAATVGKCAWKGSTNLVGFAKNKSMAKELGKKYTELFGKQGAKNARHKVGKQLGKSTKAAAHNLSNIKKYAAIGAAVAATSQIAKAIFGGEKKSVFSDSPCG, encoded by the coding sequence ATGGCCGTCAATAAAATCGCCCGTAAAAGCAGCAAGTTCCGCGTTGTCTTTACCGTCCCCGATTTCTGTTGGCCGCCACCACCCGCTCCCCCTTCCGTTCCGCCCATTCCCTTCCCACTCTTTGCCGACCTCGGCGGTGCCCAAACCGTCGCCAAAGACGTACGCCTCAACCGCAAGCCTGCTTTTGTCTTTAAAGCCAGTAAGACGGACAAGACTTATGGCGATGAAATCGCCCTTCCGGGCCGTAAAGGGGTAAAGAGCCGCACCGCCACCAAACCGGCATGGCCTATGCGCCATTCTTCCTCGGTTAAAATCCGTAAACGCTATATCGTGCGCACCGGCGATATGTTCCATATGAACGGCAAGTTCAGCAAAAGACTCCCCCCTAAAACCTGTCTGTCCTGTAAGGGTGCAGTGGGTGCCGGTCGGCCGGTGAATCCGATACACGGTTTGAAGTTTCTAACCGGTGAAACCGACTTTGCCTTTGAAGGCATTTTGCCGCTGGTATGGAGCCGCAGCTATTATTCCGACCAAGACGGTACCGGCTGGCTCGGCGAGGGTTGGAGCGTACCGGGCTGCCAACGCATCATCCGCGATGCGGCGGGATTGGCCTATATCGACGATCAAGGCCGTTTGTTCCCTTTGCCGGAAGTGGATGAAGATGATGAAGAACCGGTATTGTTCGAAAGCGAACAGATTTGGTTCAGTAAAAACCCGGACGGCCATTATGTCATTGCGTCGCTGGACGGTTCGATAGCGTTGCGTTTTGCGCCTTTGGTGGTCGCTGAAGACGGTTCGGACGAAGATTCCACCCTCTTCCCTTTGGTCGCGGTAGAAGACGCCAACGGCAACCATCAGCGTTTCATTTATCATCCGCTGACCGGTCTGCCGCAATACATTATTGACGGCAACGGACGGGTATTCTCGCTGAACTTTGGCAATGTAGCCGATGAGCAATCGCCTAAAATGCGGCTGCTGTCGGTATCGCTGTTGGAGGGTTTGCCTGCCTTTGGCGAAGCGGTCCGGGTCGGCAGCCCGCTGGTTCGCTATGAATACAACGGCAGTGGTGACTTAGTCCGCGTTATCGGCCGCGACGGCAAGGTCAAACGCAGCTTCGGCTATAAGAACAATCTGATGGTGTCGCACACCGATGCAGCCGGATTGGTATCGGAATACGAATACGACCATTACACCCCGACCGGCAAAGTGTTACGCAACCGGACTTCCTTGGGCGAGGAATGGCGTTTTACCTATCACGAAGGTTATACCGAGGTAACCGACGTATTGGGCCGTACCGAGCAATACCATTACGACTACAACAACGAGTTGACCAAACGGGTGTTTGCCGACGGCAGCACCAACCTGATGGAACGCGACGACTTGGGCCGTCTGCTCAGCCATACCGATGCAATGGGGCGCGTTACCCGTTATCAGTACAGCAACGAGGGCCAGGTGGAAAGCATTACCCGTCCGGACGGCGTCATCCTGCATTTCGACTATGACGACAACTACCGTCTGATCCGTAAAAGCGATGCCGAAAGCCGTTATCACGGCTATACCTACGACGAAGCGGGCAACCTGCTGACCCATACCGACCCGCTGAAACACATCACCCGTTTCGAATATGCCGGCAACGGTCTGTTGCTGTCGGTGACCGATCCGAACGGCAGCAGTACCGCCTACCACTATAACGAAAACCATCAGCCCGACCGGATTACCGACTGCTCGGGTTACGAAACCAAACTCTCTTACACTCCCGAAGGACAGTTGGCGCGTATTACCGATGCGCTGGGACAGCATACCGAATACCACTACGACGCCAATCAAAACCTTACCCTTGCCCTCTATCCCGACGGCAGCAAAGAGACCTTCGGCTACGATGCCGCAGGTCGTTTAAAAACCCATACCGACGGCGAAGGCCATACCACTTCCTACGAATACGGCCAAGACGGTCTGCCGACCCGGCGCACCAATGCGCTGGGCCATACCTTCGGCTACCACTACGACAAAGCCCGCCGCCTGGTCGGCCTCACCAATGAAAACGGTGCGCGCTACCGCTTTGCCTACGACGTCCTCGACCGATTGATTGCCGAAAGCGGCTTCGACCATAAACTGACCGGCTACCGCTATAATGCCGGTAACGAACTAATTGAACAGCGCGAATACGGCGATGATGCCACCCTTGCCGCCAAACTGATGGCGCAACTGGGCGGGCAACCCGTTGCTAAAAAAGATGCCGCCCCGCTTTCAGACGGCCTCGACAGCCAAACCCCGCTGCGGATTACCGAGTTCAAACGAGATGTATTGGGACGGCTGATCCACACCCTTGCCCGCGATAACGACAAGGTTCAGGAAACCGCTTACCAATACGACCCGAACGGCAACCTCGTCCGCGCCGCCAACCGCCAAAGCATCACCTGCTTCGACTACAACGGCAACGGTCAAATCATCGGCCAGCACCAATGGAAAGTGCCGTCCAAAGAAGAAAACGCCCAAAACGGTTTGCCCGAAACCGACTGGCGCGATGCGCAGTACGACATGCTGTACCTGCCCGTTACCGAAACCGTCCGCTACCACTACGACTTCAACGGCAACCGCACCGCCACCGTCCTGCCCGACGGCAGACAGATCAACTATCTGTATTACGGCAGCGGCCACCTGCACCAAATCAGCCTCAACGACGAAGTCATCACCGACATCGAACGCGACAGGCTGCACCGCGAAATCTTCCGCACACAGGGTAAACTCGCCAGCCGTTACGAACTCGACCCTTTAGGTCGTCTGAAAAGACAAATCGCCACCCTCAACGACCTGACCGAAGGCGGCAAAGGCAAAAACAAAGTCGCAGCGGGCTATGGCCAAACCGCCGTCAAACGCAGCTACGGCTACGACCGCACCGGCAACCTGACCCACAGCACCGACCAGCGGACGGGCACGACGCAGTTCGAGTACGACAAACTGGGCAGGATTACCCAAGCCGGCAGCGAACTGTTCGCCTTCGACCCTGCGCACAATATCCTCGACATTCCGACGGAAAAGGTCAAACCGTACCCTGCCCCCTCTCCCGTGGGAGAGGGTCGGGGAGAGGGCAAAACGACCGTGCCGCTTTCAGCCGACCTCAATCCCATCACCGACAACCGCCTGAAAACCTACAACGGCACGACCTATTACTACGACGAGCTCGGCAACCTGATCCACCGCGAACTGGCCGACGGCGAAGTGCAGAACTATTTCTACGATCTGCACGACCAACTGGTTAAAGCCGAAATCTTCAAAAAAGACGGCATGAAAGAAACTTGGGCGTACACCTACGACGCCTTGGGCAGAAGGATAGGCAAAGGCCGTCTGAAAAACGAAGAAGTTTCAGACGACCTCGAAGAGGAAACCGGATTCGTTTGGGACGGCAGCCACCTCTTACAGGAAGTCCAACCGGACGGCAGGTATACATATATCTACACCGATCCCGAAAGCTACGAACTCTTGGCACAGGTACATAACTGGACAACCGAAGGCGGCGAAAACCGTCAACAGACCCACTACTTCCACTGCGACCAAATCGGCATCCCAAGAGAGATAACCGATGGCGAAGGCAATCTGGTTTGGTTCGGGGATTATTACGGTTGGGGCAAACTGAAGAGTGAAACCAACATAACGGGAACTGCTCACCAACTCTTCCGATTACAGAATCAGTATGCCGACCGTGAGACGGGGCTGCATTACAACTTCTTCAGGTATTATGAGCCTGATGCGGGTCGGTTTGTGAATCAGGATCCGATTGGGTTGGAAGGTGGAGAGAATCTGTATGCGTTTGCGCCTAATACTGGTTCATGGATTGATCCCAGTGGTAACTTACCAATACTTGTTGTAATGGCAGTGGGAGCTTTAATGGGGGGAGCTGTTGATATTGTTTTCCAAGTTGCTGGAAATTATTTATCAAATAAACCATTGGATTGTATTAATTGGAATTCAGTAGCTGTAAGTGCAGCCATAGGTGGGATTATTCCTACTATTCCAGGAGCTGCTACCGTTGGCAAATGTGCATGGAAAGGCTCAACAAATCTTGTTGGTTTCGCAAAAAATAAATCTATGGCTAAGGAATTAGGTAAAAAATATACTGAACTATTTGGAAAACAAGGAGCTAAAAATGCCCGCCATAAAGTAGGAAAACAACTAGGTAAATCTACAAAAGCAGCCGCTCATAATTTATCCAATATCAAAAAATATGCTGCAATTGGAGCAGCCGTTGCTGCCACTAGCCAAATAGCTAAAGCAATTTTTGGAGGAGAGAAAAAAAGTGTATTTAGCGATTCTCCGTGTGGTTAA
- a CDS encoding cytochrome C biogenesis protein yields the protein MSNKFKEFTQKYWISILISWFFIWLWMAYYGDNVTVKLVILPIISFFLVILFHLELERKNIKYLSIIQMIIGMLLGLAIQIKRENFMLFEGLIFGGIWGLTTPFGVKIFLFLRKKIGNYV from the coding sequence ATGTCTAATAAATTTAAGGAATTTACTCAAAAATATTGGATAAGCATTTTAATTTCTTGGTTTTTCATTTGGTTATGGATGGCTTATTATGGGGATAATGTAACAGTTAAATTGGTTATACTTCCAATAATCTCTTTTTTCTTAGTGATATTGTTCCATTTAGAATTAGAAAGAAAAAATATTAAATACCTATCTATTATTCAGATGATAATTGGGATGTTGCTGGGATTAGCTATACAAATCAAAAGAGAGAATTTTATGCTCTTTGAAGGATTGATATTCGGAGGAATTTGGGGATTAACAACACCCTTTGGGGTAAAAATATTTTTATTTTTAAGAAAAAAGATAGGAAATTATGTATAA
- a CDS encoding RHS repeat-associated core domain-containing protein, with protein MAQLGGQPVAKKDAAPLSDGLDSQTPLRITEFKRDVLGRLIHTLARDNDKVQETVYQYDFDGNLVRVANSQSITCFDYNGNGQIIGQHQWKVPTKEENAQNGLPETDWRDAQYDMLYLPVTETVRYHYDFNGNRTATVLPDGRQINYLYYGSGHLHQISLNDEVITDIERDRLHREIFRTQGKLASRYELDPLGRLKRQIATLNDLTEGGKGKNKVAAGYGQTAVKRSYGYDRTGNLTHSTDQRTGTTQFEYDKLGRITQAGSELFAFDPAHNILDIPTEKVKPYPAPSPVGEGRGEGKTTAPLSDNRSAITDNRLKTYNGTTYYYDHFGNLIHRELADGEVQNYFYDLHDQLVKAEIFKKDGTKETWVYSYDALGRRIGKGRLKNEEVSETSFPHDLSGNGLENQTRFVWDGSHLLQEIQPDGRYTYIYTDPGSYEPLAQVHNRTNEEGESGQQTYYFHCDQIGIPREMTDGEGNLVWFGDYYGWGKLKSETNITGTAHQLFRLQNQYADRETGLHYNFFRYYEPDAGRFVNQDPIGLWGGSNFYQFAPNMQRWIDVLGLTGKCQNCPPGTMPTKDIHFMQSSAKNQTGDYTVLQNAADLKSGKLDPNILRINIWKDASGKTWTLDHRRLAAFKIAKIECTPVQEANSSMVKKQMWKMTTKTEGKSMTLKLGNGKNLIVQ; from the coding sequence ATGGCGCAACTGGGCGGGCAACCCGTTGCTAAAAAAGATGCCGCCCCGCTTTCAGACGGCCTCGACAGCCAAACCCCGCTGCGGATTACCGAGTTCAAACGAGATGTATTGGGACGCTTAATCCACACACTCGCCCGCGATAACGACAAGGTTCAGGAAACCGTTTACCAATACGACTTTGACGGCAACCTCGTCCGTGTCGCCAACAGCCAAAGCATTACCTGCTTTGACTACAACGGCAACGGCCAAATCATCGGCCAGCACCAATGGAAAGTGCCGACTAAGGAAGAAAACGCCCAAAACGGTTTGCCCGAAACCGACTGGCGCGATGCGCAGTACGACATGCTGTACCTGCCCGTTACCGAAACCGTCCGCTACCACTACGACTTCAACGGCAACCGCACCGCCACCGTCCTGCCCGACGGCAGACAGATCAACTATCTGTATTACGGCAGCGGCCACCTGCACCAAATCAGCCTCAACGACGAAGTCATCACCGACATCGAACGCGACAGGCTGCACCGCGAAATCTTCCGCACACAGGGTAAACTCGCCAGCCGTTACGAACTCGACCCTTTAGGTCGTCTGAAAAGACAAATCGCCACCCTCAACGACCTGACCGAAGGCGGCAAAGGCAAAAACAAAGTCGCAGCGGGCTATGGCCAAACCGCCGTCAAACGCAGCTACGGCTACGACCGCACCGGCAACCTGACCCACAGCACCGACCAGCGGACGGGCACGACGCAGTTCGAGTACGACAAACTGGGCAGGATTACCCAAGCCGGCAGCGAACTGTTCGCCTTCGACCCTGCGCACAATATCCTCGACATTCCGACGGAAAAGGTCAAACCGTACCCTGCCCCCTCTCCCGTGGGAGAGGGTCGGGGAGAGGGCAAAACAACCGCACCGCTTTCAGACAACCGCTCCGCCATCACCGACAACCGCCTGAAAACCTACAACGGCACGACCTATTACTACGACCACTTCGGCAACCTGATCCACCGCGAACTGGCCGACGGCGAAGTGCAGAACTATTTCTACGACCTGCACGACCAACTGGTTAAAGCGGAAATCTTCAAGAAAGACGGCACAAAAGAAACTTGGGTGTACAGCTACGACGCCTTGGGCAGAAGGATAGGCAAAGGTCGTCTGAAAAACGAAGAAGTTTCAGAAACGTCATTCCCGCATGATTTAAGCGGGAACGGCCTCGAAAACCAAACCCGCTTTGTTTGGGACGGCAGCCATTTACTGCAAGAAATCCAACCGGACGGCAGGTATACCTATATCTACACCGATCCGGGCAGCTACGAACCCCTGGCACAGGTACACAACCGGACCAACGAAGAAGGCGAAAGCGGCCAACAAACCTACTATTTCCACTGCGATCAAATCGGCATCCCGCGTGAGATGACCGATGGCGAAGGCAATCTGGTTTGGTTCGGGGATTATTACGGTTGGGGCAAACTGAAGAGTGAAACCAACATAACGGGAACTGCTCACCAACTCTTCCGATTACAGAATCAGTACGCCGACCGTGAGACGGGGCTGCACTACAACTTCTTCAGGTATTATGAGCCTGATGCGGGGCGGTTTGTTAATCAGGATCCGATTGGGTTATGGGGTGGAAGTAATTTTTATCAGTTTGCGCCGAACATGCAGAGGTGGATTGATGTATTAGGTTTGACTGGGAAATGCCAAAACTGTCCGCCAGGAACCATGCCAACAAAAGATATTCACTTCATGCAAAGCAGTGCAAAAAATCAAACAGGGGATTATACAGTTCTACAAAATGCGGCAGATTTAAAATCTGGTAAGTTAGATCCTAATATTTTAAGAATTAATATTTGGAAAGACGCGAGTGGCAAAACATGGACTTTAGACCATCGTAGATTGGCTGCTTTTAAAATCGCGAAAATAGAATGTACTCCTGTTCAAGAAGCAAATTCTAGTATGGTAAAAAAACAAATGTGGAAAATGACTACTAAAACGGAAGGTAAATCAATGACTTTAAAACTTGGCAACGGCAAGAATCTAATTGTTCAATGA
- a CDS encoding DUF7660 family protein translates to MEIKNRDDFLVFLKEFITEIHTEDFENNTLDSFLEAMKNWIEDMDGYYKNMGMKEYNDKTLNWSMLADILNASRIYE, encoded by the coding sequence ATGGAAATTAAAAATAGAGATGACTTTCTAGTTTTTTTAAAAGAATTCATTACTGAAATTCATACAGAAGATTTTGAAAATAATACACTAGATAGCTTTTTAGAAGCCATGAAAAATTGGATTGAAGATATGGATGGATACTATAAAAATATGGGTATGAAAGAATATAACGACAAAACTTTAAATTGGAGTATGTTAGCAGACATTTTGAATGCCTCACGAATATATGAATAG
- a CDS encoding RHS repeat domain-containing protein, which yields MGRLKSQRTVRSGTQTLHGKQNPLVGGAVNRRYAYDKAGNLIQSADQRSGVLNYVYDKIGRIQEARNSQTGRSETFAFDPAHNILDIPTSTPSPVGEGRGEGKTTAPVSDDPKTQGRLKSPAKPNLTSGNRLKEYNGIEYTYDALGNLIYRQLPNGENQYYQYDLENQLVRAEIKKVAGNTEIWTYAYDPFGRRLSKERQDKLAWTSTDPKRTHFVWDGTRLLQEYTYKGSYTYIYTDQDSYEPLAQVFHNNQDEEQYLAYFHTDQVGIPREMTDIHGNLLWYGEYTAWGRLKKDEQVYKNAHQPFRLQNQYFDEETGLHYNLMRYYEPEAGRFVNQDPIGLLGGDNLYQFTPNAQAWVDPLGLASLYEIGIYGSLNSKAYVGDGLQAHELIRHKALVQSEYTSKNVRLPQNPSIALDLDHHTSSPKKDTRGIGGAHYHEEQIR from the coding sequence ATGGGTCGTCTGAAAAGCCAGCGTACCGTCCGGAGCGGCACACAAACGCTTCACGGCAAACAAAACCCGCTGGTCGGCGGCGCCGTCAACCGCCGCTACGCCTACGACAAAGCCGGCAACCTGATTCAAAGCGCCGACCAAAGAAGCGGCGTCCTTAATTACGTTTACGACAAAATCGGACGCATTCAAGAAGCCCGCAACAGCCAAACCGGCCGCAGCGAAACCTTCGCCTTCGACCCCGCCCACAACATCCTCGACATCCCGACATCTACTCCCTCTCCCGTGGGAGAGGGGCGGGGAGAGGGCAAAACGACCGCTCCGGTTTCAGACGACCCCAAAACTCAAGGTCGTCTGAAATCACCTGCCAAGCCCAACCTTACCAGTGGCAACCGCCTCAAAGAATACAACGGCATCGAATACACCTACGACGCATTGGGCAATTTGATCTACCGCCAGCTGCCCAATGGCGAAAACCAATATTACCAATACGATTTAGAAAACCAACTCGTCCGCGCAGAAATCAAAAAAGTAGCAGGCAACACCGAGATCTGGACATACGCCTACGACCCGTTCGGCAGACGCCTTTCCAAAGAACGTCAAGACAAACTCGCCTGGACGAGTACCGATCCGAAACGCACCCACTTCGTCTGGGACGGAACACGATTACTTCAGGAGTACACCTACAAAGGCAGCTACACCTATATCTACACCGACCAAGACAGCTACGAACCCTTAGCCCAAGTCTTCCATAACAACCAAGACGAAGAGCAATACCTCGCCTATTTCCACACCGACCAAGTCGGCATCCCGCGCGAGATGACTGACATCCACGGCAATCTGTTGTGGTACGGTGAATACACCGCCTGGGGCCGTCTGAAAAAGGACGAGCAGGTTTACAAGAATGCGCATCAGCCGTTCAGATTGCAGAACCAATACTTCGATGAAGAGACAGGGCTACATTACAACCTGATGCGCTATTACGAGCCTGAGGCCGGTCGGTTTGTGAATCAGGACCCGATTGGGTTGTTGGGTGGGGATAACTTGTATCAGTTTACGCCGAATGCGCAGGCTTGGGTTGATCCTTTAGGGCTTGCTAGTTTGTATGAAATAGGTATTTATGGGAGTTTGAACAGTAAAGCATATGTGGGAGATGGCTTGCAAGCTCATGAGTTAATTCGGCATAAGGCTTTGGTGCAAAGCGAATATACATCTAAAAATGTTCGTTTGCCGCAGAATCCTTCTATAGCTTTAGATTTAGATCATCATACAAGTAGTCCAAAGAAAGATACTCGTGGTATAGGCGGTGCGCATTATCATGAAGAGCAAATTCGTTGA
- a CDS encoding NAD(P)H-binding protein, whose translation MQLIFGANGPSGRAYIRTLTDSADTVAVLRRPSEDSFFAAHNIQTVVADALDADALDKALAQYRPDTVISFVGGKNEEGIRSDALGNINIIAATKAANPQARFVLITSMGCGEQWDMMSEPFKQALGEAVRAKTEAEIYLKQSGLNWTILRPCGLADGEDNTYTLTQNTQEIPQKYMTRNGLAAAVAAIVGQADSKGETYSVGAA comes from the coding sequence ATGCAACTCATCTTCGGAGCCAACGGCCCGTCCGGCCGCGCCTATATCCGCACATTGACTGACTCAGCCGATACCGTCGCCGTATTGAGAAGGCCGTCTGAAGACAGCTTTTTTGCCGCACACAATATTCAAACCGTCGTCGCCGATGCGCTTGATGCCGACGCGCTCGATAAAGCGTTGGCACAATATCGTCCCGATACTGTGATCAGTTTTGTCGGCGGCAAAAACGAAGAGGGCATCCGCAGCGATGCGCTGGGCAATATCAACATCATTGCCGCTACGAAAGCCGCCAATCCGCAAGCTCGCTTTGTACTGATTACCAGCATGGGCTGCGGTGAACAATGGGACATGATGAGCGAGCCGTTCAAACAGGCACTCGGCGAAGCCGTCCGTGCCAAAACAGAAGCTGAAATCTATCTCAAACAAAGCGGTTTGAATTGGACCATCCTGCGCCCCTGCGGCCTTGCTGATGGCGAAGATAATACCTATACCTTGACACAAAATACCCAAGAAATTCCGCAAAAATACATGACGCGCAACGGCTTGGCCGCTGCCGTTGCTGCCATTGTCGGCCAAGCGGACAGCAAGGGCGAAACGTATAGCGTTGGTGCGGCATAA
- the hutW gene encoding heme anaerobic degradation radical SAM methyltransferase ChuW/HutW produces the protein MVQQLVWTPKQSAPKAFPERQALMPVWGGVPMPRPQWQNIWKKKLPHATDVDALAYLHIPFCANHCVFCGFYRNAWKDSQSSVYTDKIIEEMAAEAEVRTGKGKIRAVYFGGGTPTALLTEDLVRLIRACYQYLPLAEDCEFTIEGRMSHFDLEKAQACIEAGANRISIGVQTFNTAIRRRLGRKHSGDEAFEYLAKLCELDAVIVADLMFGLPNQTDEVWQNDIARAAELPLSGLDTYAFNLYPMLPINRMIEKGAFPTPPGFDIQADQYAYTVETLLEKGWEQVSNSHFAYPGRGERNRYNTLIKSDIPCLAFGSGAGGNFGGFSYQVQGDLESYLATPKGEKNITFMSGHSPNKALLSKVQHDIETGRLNPLLFDGNKAAQKLIAQWQEMQLFKEPDSDGLIRLNTSGRYWSPTLIRKLMLTLPTQEKDQTMQKLSAEQQTMLRQSLEKNPGQVLEMLAAQNQCSFEDVIRCLPEENVRQTEGSRIVEILQAIAAWDESVTFIAHTPDAIVEVSGKLPNGKVGRGFYNFDHPETDGGVHGHIYYENCASIYLLERPFMGKATCSLNFINRNGGAMFKIFVGRDEAGELKQHQIEAMRKLFDAA, from the coding sequence ATGGTACAGCAGCTTGTTTGGACTCCGAAACAATCCGCGCCCAAGGCATTTCCCGAACGTCAGGCATTAATGCCCGTTTGGGGCGGTGTTCCAATGCCGCGCCCCCAGTGGCAGAACATTTGGAAGAAAAAGCTTCCCCATGCCACCGATGTGGACGCGCTTGCTTATCTGCATATTCCATTTTGCGCCAACCATTGCGTTTTTTGCGGCTTCTACCGCAATGCGTGGAAGGACAGCCAAAGCAGCGTGTACACCGACAAAATTATCGAAGAAATGGCCGCTGAAGCCGAAGTCCGTACAGGTAAGGGCAAAATCCGAGCTGTTTATTTCGGGGGCGGCACGCCGACCGCGTTGCTTACGGAAGACCTCGTCCGCCTGATTCGTGCCTGCTACCAATATCTGCCGCTTGCCGAAGATTGCGAGTTCACCATCGAAGGGCGCATGAGCCATTTCGATTTGGAAAAAGCACAGGCCTGCATCGAAGCAGGGGCCAACCGCATTTCCATCGGCGTACAAACTTTCAATACCGCCATCCGCCGCCGTCTCGGCCGCAAACACAGCGGCGACGAGGCATTTGAATATTTGGCAAAATTGTGCGAACTCGATGCCGTGATTGTGGCCGATTTGATGTTCGGCCTGCCCAATCAAACCGATGAAGTTTGGCAAAACGATATCGCCCGCGCCGCCGAGCTGCCTCTGTCCGGTCTGGATACATACGCGTTCAACCTTTATCCCATGCTGCCCATCAACCGCATGATTGAAAAAGGCGCATTTCCGACACCACCGGGTTTCGATATTCAGGCAGACCAATATGCCTACACGGTTGAAACACTGCTGGAAAAAGGCTGGGAACAAGTCAGCAACAGCCACTTCGCCTATCCCGGCCGCGGCGAGCGCAACCGCTACAATACCCTGATCAAATCCGACATTCCCTGTCTGGCGTTCGGCTCCGGCGCAGGCGGTAACTTCGGCGGTTTCAGCTATCAGGTGCAGGGCGACTTGGAGAGTTATCTCGCCACGCCGAAAGGCGAGAAAAACATCACGTTTATGAGCGGCCATAGTCCAAATAAAGCACTGCTCAGCAAAGTCCAGCACGATATTGAAACAGGCCGTCTGAATCCATTATTGTTCGACGGCAACAAAGCAGCGCAAAAGCTGATTGCCCAATGGCAGGAAATGCAGCTTTTTAAAGAACCCGATTCAGACGGCCTGATCCGTTTGAATACCAGCGGCCGTTATTGGTCGCCCACCCTTATCCGCAAACTCATGCTCACTCTTCCAACTCAAGAAAAGGATCAAACCATGCAAAAACTTTCAGCCGAACAACAAACCATGTTGCGCCAATCATTGGAAAAAAATCCAGGCCAAGTACTGGAAATGCTGGCAGCGCAAAACCAATGCAGTTTTGAAGACGTTATCCGCTGTCTGCCGGAAGAGAATGTGCGTCAAACCGAAGGCAGCCGCATAGTCGAAATCCTCCAAGCCATTGCCGCATGGGATGAATCCGTTACCTTCATCGCCCACACCCCCGATGCCATCGTCGAAGTCAGCGGCAAACTGCCTAACGGCAAAGTCGGCCGCGGTTTCTACAACTTTGACCATCCTGAAACCGATGGCGGCGTACACGGTCATATCTATTACGAAAACTGCGCCTCCATCTACCTTTTGGAACGCCCGTTCATGGGCAAAGCTACTTGCTCGCTCAACTTTATCAACCGCAACGGCGGCGCCATGTTTAAAATTTTTGTCGGCCGCGATGAGGCAGGCGAGTTGAAACAACACCAAATCGAAGCCATGCGCAAATTGTTTGATGCCGCTTAA